A window of Deltaproteobacteria bacterium contains these coding sequences:
- a CDS encoding YHS domain-containing protein — MRYLIFFALLYLLYYFLKKSFFSSKRQQKIFKRYHGESADKELVQDPQCHTYIPKETALKAQINGEVYYFCSRECLDKFKKGS, encoded by the coding sequence ATGAGATACCTCATCTTTTTTGCCCTGCTCTATCTCCTCTACTATTTTCTCAAAAAGTCTTTTTTTTCGTCTAAACGCCAGCAGAAGATCTTTAAAAGGTACCATGGGGAATCAGCCGACAAGGAACTTGTCCAGGACCCCCAATGTCATACCTACATCCCCAAGGAAACGGCGCTCAAGGCCCAGATCAATGGAGAGGTCTACTACTTCTGCAGCCGGGAGTGCCTGGATAAGTTCAAAAAGGGCTCCTGA